A single Mangrovimonas sp. YM274 DNA region contains:
- the rlmD gene encoding 23S rRNA (uracil(1939)-C(5))-methyltransferase RlmD translates to MSRRNKKQVFTNVEVIDAGAKGKLVAKAPDGKVIFLSNAVPGDVVDIQTYKKRKAYYEGKAIAFHSLSEKRTEPKCEHFGVCGGCKWQDMDYQYQLEYKHKEVENNLRRIGHVELPEITPILGSSEQYFYRNKMEFSFSDSRWLTQEEIQSGEDLGDKNALGFHIPGMWDKILDVKKCWLQGDPSNAIRNEVKSFAIANDMEFFNTRNQAGFLRSLMIRTSTTGDLMVMIQFFKEDKAKRELLLDHLAETFPEISSLQYVINGKANDTIYDQEVICYKGDNHIFEQMEDLRFKINAKSFYQTNSKQAYELYKIARDFADLKGDELVYDLYTGTGTIAQFVAKKAKKVVGVEAVPDAITAAKENAQLNGIDNVDFYVGDMKNVFNDAFISQHGHPDVIITDPPRDGMHKDVVQQILNIAPEKVVYVSCNSATQARDLALMDDAYKVTKVQAVDMFPQTYHVENVVLLERRNL, encoded by the coding sequence ATGTCAAGAAGAAACAAAAAGCAGGTATTTACCAACGTTGAAGTGATAGATGCCGGGGCCAAAGGCAAATTGGTTGCCAAAGCGCCAGACGGTAAAGTAATTTTTTTGTCGAATGCCGTACCAGGTGATGTAGTAGACATTCAAACCTACAAAAAGCGCAAGGCCTATTACGAAGGCAAAGCCATTGCGTTTCATTCCTTATCCGAAAAGCGCACGGAACCCAAATGCGAACATTTTGGAGTTTGTGGTGGTTGTAAATGGCAGGATATGGATTACCAATACCAATTGGAATACAAACACAAAGAAGTTGAAAACAACCTAAGACGCATTGGCCATGTAGAACTTCCCGAAATCACTCCTATTTTAGGATCTTCGGAACAGTATTTCTATAGGAACAAAATGGAATTTTCCTTTAGCGACAGCAGATGGCTAACACAGGAAGAAATCCAATCTGGTGAAGATTTGGGCGACAAGAATGCTCTGGGCTTTCATATTCCAGGAATGTGGGACAAAATTTTGGACGTCAAAAAATGTTGGTTGCAGGGAGATCCTTCCAATGCCATTCGCAATGAGGTAAAATCCTTTGCCATTGCCAATGATATGGAATTTTTCAACACTCGTAACCAAGCTGGATTTTTGCGTTCCCTCATGATACGCACTTCCACAACGGGAGACCTTATGGTAATGATCCAGTTCTTTAAGGAAGATAAAGCAAAACGAGAATTATTACTGGATCATTTGGCTGAAACCTTCCCTGAAATTTCCTCTTTGCAATACGTTATCAACGGAAAAGCAAATGACACCATTTATGATCAGGAGGTGATTTGCTACAAAGGAGACAACCATATTTTTGAACAGATGGAAGACCTAAGGTTCAAAATCAATGCAAAATCCTTTTACCAAACCAATTCCAAACAAGCCTATGAACTCTACAAAATTGCACGTGATTTTGCCGATTTAAAAGGAGACGAATTGGTATACGATTTGTATACAGGAACAGGTACCATTGCGCAATTTGTAGCAAAAAAAGCCAAAAAGGTAGTCGGTGTAGAAGCCGTTCCAGATGCTATTACCGCTGCCAAGGAAAATGCACAATTAAACGGTATTGATAACGTTGACTTCTATGTGGGTGATATGAAAAATGTATTCAACGATGCCTTCATTAGCCAGCATGGACATCCAGATGTCATTATTACAGATCCACCTCGTGACGGTATGCACAAGGATGTGGTTCAGCAAATATTGAATATTGCTCCAGAAAAAGTTGTTTATGTAAGCTGTAACAGTGCAACTCAAGCCAGAGATTTGGCACTTATGGATGACGCTTACAAAGTTACCAAAGTACAAGCTGTAGACATGTTCCCGCAAACCTACCATGTAGAAAATGTTGTACTTTTAGAACGTCGAAACCTCTAA
- a CDS encoding class I SAM-dependent RNA methyltransferase — protein MENNFKMVAKTLFGFEELLAKELTQLGAQDVKPGVRNVSFVGDKGFMYKANLALRTAIKILKPIKSFRVVSEQDLYDKVYQMPWEDYMKATGSLAIDATVHSKMFTHSKYIALKTKDAIVDKFRNTTGHRPSVDLRFPDLKINVHIDRQQCTISLDTSGESLHRRGYKTATNIAPINEVLAAGLVMLSGWDGQSDFMDPMCGSGTVLIEAAMIACNIPPNLMRKEFAFERWQDWDVDLFETIEESLLKKTRDFHHKIIGYDKSPSAVNKAKDNVKNAHLEEFITIKHEDFFKTQKAGNEKLHMLFNPPYGERLDIEMESFYKSIGDTLKQGYPGTDAWFITSNLEALKFVGLRPSRKIQLYNAKLESKLVKYVMYEGSKKGKYMS, from the coding sequence ATGGAGAATAATTTTAAGATGGTGGCCAAGACCTTATTTGGCTTTGAAGAACTTCTTGCTAAGGAATTGACCCAACTTGGAGCACAAGATGTGAAGCCAGGTGTTCGGAATGTTAGTTTTGTTGGGGATAAGGGTTTTATGTATAAAGCTAATTTGGCTTTGCGTACCGCCATCAAAATCTTGAAGCCTATCAAGTCGTTTAGGGTTGTAAGTGAGCAGGATTTATATGATAAGGTCTACCAAATGCCTTGGGAGGATTATATGAAGGCTACGGGATCTTTAGCCATTGATGCTACCGTGCATTCCAAAATGTTTACGCATTCCAAATATATCGCCCTTAAAACCAAGGATGCCATTGTGGATAAATTTAGAAATACTACAGGTCATCGCCCTAGCGTGGATTTGCGGTTTCCTGATTTAAAAATCAACGTACATATCGATCGTCAGCAATGCACCATATCTTTAGATACTTCGGGGGAATCTTTGCATAGAAGAGGGTATAAGACAGCTACTAATATTGCCCCAATTAACGAAGTGCTTGCGGCTGGTTTGGTAATGTTGTCCGGTTGGGATGGACAGTCCGATTTTATGGACCCTATGTGTGGTAGTGGTACTGTTTTGATTGAAGCAGCTATGATAGCCTGTAATATTCCTCCAAACTTAATGCGCAAGGAATTTGCTTTTGAGCGTTGGCAGGATTGGGATGTAGATTTATTTGAAACCATTGAAGAATCCTTGCTGAAAAAAACGCGTGATTTTCATCATAAAATTATAGGTTACGATAAATCGCCAAGCGCTGTAAATAAAGCTAAGGACAATGTGAAAAACGCGCATTTGGAAGAGTTTATAACCATAAAACATGAAGATTTCTTTAAAACCCAAAAGGCAGGGAATGAGAAATTGCATATGTTGTTTAACCCGCCATATGGGGAGCGTTTGGATATAGAAATGGAAAGTTTTTATAAGTCTATAGGAGATACTTTAAAACAAGGTTATCCGGGAACAGACGCTTGGTTTATTACATCTAATTTAGAGGCCTTGAAATTTGTTGGGTTAAGACCTTCCAGAAAAATCCAATTGTACAATGCTAAGTTGGAGTCTAAGTTGGTGAAATATGTTATGTACGAGGGCAGTAAGAAAGGAAAGTACATGTCTTAA
- a CDS encoding lipid-binding SYLF domain-containing protein, whose protein sequence is MKQLKELVFVFVLSMFTISAYSQTEKDRKIIIDAEQAKIEMVEHSPDLKKYFEKSAGYVIFPNVGKGGLIVGGASGNGVLYVSGVAQGMASVKEINIGAQIGGQALIEIIFFETADALDEFKKGDFKFDAGISATALTMGQSLDAKYTDGVAVFTHTKGGLMAEVSVGGQVFHYKPF, encoded by the coding sequence ATGAAACAGTTAAAAGAATTAGTTTTCGTTTTTGTACTAAGCATGTTTACTATTTCTGCCTACTCCCAAACGGAGAAAGACAGAAAAATTATTATCGATGCTGAACAGGCTAAAATTGAAATGGTAGAACATTCTCCAGATTTAAAGAAGTATTTTGAAAAATCTGCCGGTTACGTAATCTTTCCAAATGTTGGAAAAGGAGGACTTATTGTTGGAGGTGCTTCCGGAAATGGCGTTTTGTATGTGTCTGGTGTGGCACAAGGAATGGCCAGTGTAAAAGAAATTAATATTGGAGCCCAAATTGGAGGACAGGCCCTTATTGAAATCATCTTTTTTGAAACCGCCGATGCTCTGGATGAATTCAAGAAAGGTGACTTTAAATTTGACGCCGGAATTTCTGCAACAGCCTTAACCATGGGGCAGTCACTAGATGCCAAATACACCGATGGGGTTGCTGTATTCACCCACACCAAAGGTGGTTTAATGGCGGAAGTATCCGTTGGAGGCCAAGTATTCCATTACAAGCCTTTTTAG
- a CDS encoding DUF6452 family protein, with product MVRYLKIICPLLALLGYLVLGCEKDDICAETTATTPHLIIRFYDVSNPTNTRSVRRLTVKGEGIDEEIVSNVDTDSIVLPLNFQDEGITAISRFELKKDTDYDSDDNETTVSNTDIIEVNYTPEFIYVSRACGYKSIFAGTEIDVDETNDEDIWIINAVTANTTIENETAAHINIYH from the coding sequence ATGGTAAGATATTTAAAAATTATATGTCCACTTTTAGCACTCCTGGGATACCTTGTTTTAGGATGCGAAAAAGATGATATATGTGCTGAAACCACGGCTACCACTCCTCATTTAATTATTCGTTTTTACGACGTTAGCAATCCAACAAACACGCGTTCGGTTAGAAGACTTACCGTAAAAGGTGAAGGCATAGATGAAGAAATAGTATCCAATGTTGACACGGACTCCATTGTACTACCCTTAAATTTTCAGGATGAAGGTATTACAGCCATTTCTAGATTTGAATTGAAAAAGGATACCGATTACGACAGTGATGATAACGAAACCACTGTTTCCAATACCGATATTATTGAGGTAAACTATACTCCTGAATTTATCTATGTTTCCAGAGCTTGCGGCTATAAAAGTATTTTTGCAGGTACCGAAATAGACGTAGATGAAACTAACGATGAGGATATTTGGATCATAAATGCCGTAACAGCTAACACAACCATAGAAAATGAAACAGCAGCACACATCAACATTTATCATTAA
- a CDS encoding class I SAM-dependent methyltransferase, giving the protein MTKDTTQWYASWFDTPFYHILYKDRNHHEAQRFMDNLTKYLSLSPDSKILDLACGRGRHSRYLNSLGYRVTGVDISKNNIAHAKQFETEKLHFEVHDMSATYNDEFDAVLNLFTSFGYFDNDASNLATINAIKNNLNTYGLGVIDFMNSDWVIANLIPEETKTLEGINFHLKRYVKDGYIFKDISFAHNGQDYNFQERVKAFSLEDFEALFEKAGVYMLDVFGDYNLRKFYKGTSERLIMIFK; this is encoded by the coding sequence ATGACAAAAGACACAACACAATGGTATGCGTCATGGTTTGACACTCCTTTTTACCATATTTTATATAAAGACAGAAACCATCATGAAGCACAGCGCTTTATGGATAATCTCACCAAGTACCTTAGCCTTTCTCCCGATTCCAAAATTTTGGATTTAGCTTGCGGAAGAGGTCGCCACTCTAGGTATTTAAATTCATTGGGATACCGTGTTACCGGGGTGGACATTTCAAAAAACAACATTGCCCATGCCAAACAATTTGAAACCGAAAAGCTACATTTTGAGGTCCACGACATGTCTGCTACCTATAATGATGAATTTGATGCTGTACTGAATCTGTTTACCAGCTTTGGATATTTTGATAACGATGCAAGTAATCTTGCAACCATTAATGCTATCAAGAACAATTTGAATACCTATGGATTAGGCGTGATTGATTTTATGAACAGTGATTGGGTTATTGCAAACCTTATCCCCGAAGAAACCAAAACTTTGGAAGGCATTAATTTTCATCTTAAGCGGTACGTAAAAGACGGCTATATTTTTAAGGATATCTCGTTTGCTCATAATGGTCAGGACTACAACTTTCAGGAACGGGTAAAGGCGTTTTCTCTGGAAGATTTTGAAGCCCTTTTTGAAAAAGCAGGTGTGTATATGTTGGATGTTTTTGGCGATTACAACCTGCGAAAATTCTACAAAGGCACATCTGAACGTTTAATAATGATTTTTAAATAA
- a CDS encoding ZIP family metal transporter produces the protein MYQYLLPIIAVLFGITFVVFTNKSNTLNTKLLLAFSGAFLLALTLFELLPEVYEHLEAKQTGLFIMFGILFQVILEFFSKGAEHGHVHVHKHNQSFPWALFVSLCIHSFFEGFPIHEHNDMVYGILVHKIPIAIVITGFLLHSHFSKLQIIAFLSIFAIMTPLGTLLSQSWLLITDYITMINAVVIGIFFHISTTILFESEEGHKFSVTKLFAILLGIAIAYMI, from the coding sequence ATGTATCAATATCTCTTACCCATAATTGCCGTACTCTTTGGGATTACATTTGTAGTTTTCACCAATAAAAGCAATACTCTTAACACTAAGTTATTATTGGCTTTTAGTGGAGCCTTCTTATTGGCATTGACCCTTTTTGAACTTCTCCCAGAAGTGTATGAACATTTGGAAGCTAAACAAACTGGGCTTTTTATAATGTTCGGGATTTTGTTTCAGGTTATCTTGGAGTTCTTTTCAAAAGGTGCCGAACATGGGCATGTACATGTCCATAAGCATAACCAGAGTTTTCCTTGGGCCTTGTTTGTAAGCTTATGTATTCATAGCTTTTTTGAAGGGTTTCCAATACATGAGCACAATGATATGGTTTATGGAATTTTGGTACACAAAATCCCAATTGCCATTGTTATTACTGGATTTTTATTGCATTCGCACTTTAGTAAACTTCAAATTATAGCATTCCTATCCATTTTCGCCATCATGACACCTTTGGGAACTTTATTATCTCAAAGCTGGTTATTGATTACAGATTATATCACGATGATTAATGCTGTTGTAATAGGAATATTTTTCCATATTTCAACCACCATTTTATTTGAAAGTGAGGAAGGCCACAAATTTAGCGTTACCAAACTATTCGCTATCTTGTTGGGAATTGCTATAGCCTACATGATTTAA
- a CDS encoding DUF4294 domain-containing protein codes for MKWLCYILVICPLAIWAQVEPVEQDSTQVDYIIVEGDSIPRTAIDLHEVILLHKLKFDDKDARKRYLILKRKTIKVYPYAKLAAERLVTLNERIGKLDNNRDKKKYAKIVQHYIEDEFSAELKKLTRTEGQILVKLIHRQTGSTTFDLIKELRNSWRAFWFQNTARLFDISLKEEFDPMNVKEDYLIEDILERAFQNGQLIRQEPAIDFDYYDLTDKWTLTNIKN; via the coding sequence ATGAAGTGGCTTTGCTACATATTGGTTATTTGTCCCTTGGCCATATGGGCCCAAGTAGAACCTGTTGAACAAGATTCTACCCAAGTGGATTATATTATTGTGGAAGGCGATTCCATTCCGCGTACGGCTATAGATTTACACGAGGTTATTTTACTGCACAAACTAAAGTTTGACGATAAGGATGCCCGTAAACGTTACTTAATTCTCAAACGTAAAACCATAAAAGTCTATCCTTATGCCAAATTGGCGGCGGAACGTTTGGTAACCCTCAATGAGCGAATAGGAAAGTTGGACAACAATCGGGATAAAAAAAAATATGCCAAAATAGTACAACATTATATTGAGGATGAATTTTCAGCGGAACTTAAAAAGCTAACCCGGACGGAAGGTCAGATTTTAGTGAAACTTATCCATCGGCAAACAGGAAGTACTACTTTCGATTTAATAAAAGAGCTGAGAAACAGTTGGCGAGCCTTTTGGTTTCAAAATACAGCACGGCTGTTTGATATTTCCCTAAAGGAAGAATTTGATCCCATGAATGTAAAAGAAGATTATTTGATCGAAGATATTCTAGAGCGCGCCTTCCAAAACGGACAACTTATAAGGCAAGAACCCGCCATTGATTTTGATTACTACGACTTAACGGATAAGTGGACCTTGACTAATATCAAAAATTAA
- a CDS encoding DUF6048 family protein — protein MKQQHTSTFIIKILVLLLFPLMSAAQQEIDSESSDTLVYKQKYGLRIGADISKPIRSFIDDDYSGFEIVADYRLTQKLYLAGELGTEEKDSRTDFLDVTTKGSYFKAGVDYNMYTNWLDMQNMIYAGFRVGASTFSHTVNNYTIYNTDQYWNNQYSSTVGQEYDGLSAIWGELIIGIKAETFKNLFIGINAQLKGRITETEPDNFENIYIPGFNRTYDSGKFGMGFGYSISYLVPIFKKDKKVIQEEE, from the coding sequence ATGAAACAGCAGCACACATCAACATTTATCATTAAAATATTGGTATTGCTGTTGTTCCCTTTAATGTCGGCAGCTCAGCAAGAAATTGATTCCGAAAGTAGTGACACCCTAGTCTACAAACAAAAATACGGCTTACGTATTGGGGCCGATATCAGTAAACCCATCCGCAGTTTTATTGACGATGACTATTCTGGATTTGAGATTGTTGCCGATTATCGCCTTACACAAAAATTATATTTGGCAGGCGAATTAGGTACAGAAGAAAAAGATAGCAGAACAGATTTCTTGGATGTAACCACCAAAGGAAGTTATTTTAAGGCTGGTGTAGACTACAATATGTACACCAACTGGCTGGACATGCAAAATATGATTTATGCAGGTTTCAGAGTTGGAGCCAGCACTTTTAGCCATACAGTAAACAACTACACTATTTACAATACAGATCAATATTGGAACAACCAGTACAGTAGTACTGTTGGTCAAGAATACGATGGTCTTTCGGCTATTTGGGGAGAACTTATAATAGGTATTAAAGCAGAAACCTTTAAAAACTTGTTTATTGGCATTAATGCGCAATTAAAAGGACGCATTACGGAAACCGAACCAGACAATTTTGAAAACATATACATCCCTGGTTTCAATAGGACCTATGATAGTGGTAAGTTTGGAATGGGCTTTGGTTATTCCATCTCCTATCTTGTACCTATCTTCAAAAAAGATAAAAAAGTAATTCAGGAAGAGGAATAA
- a CDS encoding hemolysin III family protein, whose product MRKQTPFEEQLNASSHALGAVLGIVGLVLLITFCSSSIPWGLFSVVIYGISIIVLFLASTFYHGIKEEQKKHYFRIMDHISIYLLIAGTYTPVLLIALPHSLGWPLFWVVWGIAAFGVFLKLFFTGRFEVFSVILYLVMGWLIVFDFSALAEQVSSGGLTLLFAGGLFYTLGIIFYAIERIPYNHVIWHLFVLAGAISHFFMIFLYVI is encoded by the coding sequence ATGCGCAAACAAACTCCTTTTGAAGAACAATTAAATGCCAGTAGCCATGCTCTGGGAGCTGTTTTGGGTATTGTTGGTCTTGTGCTACTGATAACTTTTTGTAGTTCCAGTATTCCTTGGGGACTCTTTAGTGTGGTGATTTATGGTATTTCCATTATTGTCCTGTTTTTAGCTTCTACCTTTTATCATGGTATCAAAGAAGAACAGAAGAAGCACTATTTTAGGATTATGGATCATATAAGTATCTATTTGCTTATTGCAGGAACCTATACACCTGTGCTTTTAATTGCCTTGCCACATAGTTTGGGATGGCCTCTATTTTGGGTGGTTTGGGGAATTGCGGCTTTTGGTGTCTTTTTGAAATTGTTTTTTACCGGCCGCTTTGAAGTCTTTTCGGTAATTCTTTATTTAGTGATGGGCTGGTTGATTGTTTTTGACTTTTCAGCTTTAGCCGAACAAGTATCTAGTGGCGGTTTGACATTGCTGTTTGCTGGTGGGCTTTTTTATACTTTGGGTATCATTTTTTATGCCATTGAACGGATACCCTACAACCACGTAATTTGGCACCTTTTTGTATTGGCCGGTGCCATTAGCCATTTTTTTATGATTTTTCTATATGTGATTTAA
- a CDS encoding DUF4268 domain-containing protein: MFSKEESRLLRQEFWTSFGKSFPRKWILYDTKIKEFSFKFHFDTKKALVALDVEGDLENRITYWGQLESLKTILLEDYLPEAIFEEEHLLENGKEISRIYVPLEQKVSIHNKNTWQEVMVFFNTTMDRFETFFEDFKDVIKLD, translated from the coding sequence ATGTTCAGTAAAGAAGAATCACGATTATTACGACAAGAGTTTTGGACCAGTTTTGGAAAATCCTTTCCAAGAAAATGGATTCTATACGATACCAAGATCAAGGAATTCAGTTTTAAATTTCATTTTGACACCAAAAAGGCTTTGGTAGCTCTGGATGTTGAAGGCGATTTGGAAAACCGAATTACCTATTGGGGCCAATTGGAATCCTTAAAAACCATTTTATTGGAAGACTATTTACCCGAAGCTATTTTTGAAGAGGAACACCTATTGGAAAATGGTAAGGAGATTTCCAGAATTTACGTCCCTTTAGAACAAAAAGTATCCATTCACAACAAAAACACTTGGCAGGAAGTCATGGTATTTTTCAATACCACCATGGATCGATTTGAAACGTTTTTTGAAGATTTCAAGGATGTTATTAAGTTGGATTAA
- the rocD gene encoding ornithine--oxo-acid transaminase — MAVLDQMTSQQAIELENKYGAHNYHPLPVVLSRGEGVHVWDVEGKQYYDFLSAYSAVNQGHCHPKIVGAMVEQAKTLTLTSRAFYNDVLGTYEKFACEYFGFDKLLPMNTGAEAVETALKLCRKWAYEVKGIHENDAEIVVCENNFHGRTTTIISFSNDPVARENFGPYTKGFIKIAYDNLDALEETLKNNPNVAGFLVEPIQGEAGVYVPTEGYLAKAKALCEQYNVLFIADEVQTGIARTGKLLAVDHENVKPDVLILGKALSGGAYPVSAVLANDGVMNVIHPGNHGSTFGGNPIAGAVAMAALSVIEEEQLAENAEALGQLFRSELNKYIETSELVSLVRGKGLLNAIVINDDEESDTAWNICLALRDNGLLAKPTHGNIIRFAPPLVMTKEQLLDCVGIIVKTLKQFEA, encoded by the coding sequence ATGGCGGTTTTAGACCAAATGACGTCCCAACAAGCAATTGAATTAGAAAACAAATATGGAGCTCACAATTACCATCCACTTCCAGTGGTTTTGAGTAGAGGTGAAGGTGTGCATGTTTGGGATGTTGAAGGGAAACAATATTATGATTTTTTATCGGCCTATTCTGCGGTAAACCAAGGACATTGTCACCCAAAAATTGTAGGGGCTATGGTAGAGCAGGCAAAAACATTAACCTTAACTTCAAGAGCATTTTATAACGATGTTTTGGGTACCTATGAAAAGTTTGCTTGTGAGTACTTTGGGTTTGATAAATTGTTGCCCATGAATACAGGAGCAGAGGCTGTGGAAACAGCTTTGAAATTATGTAGAAAATGGGCATATGAAGTAAAGGGTATTCATGAAAATGATGCCGAAATAGTAGTTTGTGAAAATAACTTTCACGGACGTACAACAACCATCATCTCTTTTTCTAACGATCCTGTGGCACGTGAGAATTTTGGACCATACACCAAAGGGTTCATAAAAATTGCATATGACAATCTGGACGCTTTGGAGGAGACTTTAAAAAACAATCCAAACGTTGCAGGATTTTTGGTAGAGCCTATTCAAGGAGAAGCTGGTGTATATGTGCCAACCGAAGGGTATTTGGCTAAAGCAAAGGCTTTGTGTGAGCAATATAATGTATTGTTTATTGCAGACGAGGTACAAACAGGGATTGCCCGAACAGGAAAGCTGTTAGCGGTTGATCATGAAAATGTAAAACCAGATGTTTTAATATTGGGTAAAGCCTTAAGTGGCGGTGCATATCCTGTAAGTGCGGTATTGGCCAATGATGGGGTAATGAATGTTATTCACCCTGGAAACCATGGAAGTACTTTTGGAGGAAACCCTATTGCTGGAGCTGTGGCTATGGCTGCTCTGTCAGTAATTGAGGAGGAGCAATTGGCAGAGAATGCAGAAGCATTGGGACAATTATTTAGAAGCGAATTGAACAAATATATCGAAACCAGTGAATTGGTTAGTTTGGTGCGTGGTAAAGGTTTGTTGAATGCCATTGTAATTAATGATGACGAGGAAAGCGATACGGCATGGAACATTTGTTTGGCACTTCGTGATAATGGATTGTTGGCAAAACCAACGCATGGTAATATTATTCGTTTTGCGCCACCTTTGGTAATGACTAAAGAGCAAT